The DNA window TTACGTTGGAAATGGAGATGAGCCTTTATCCTCAAATTGCATGCTTGGAGAAGCAGTCTCAAACCCTTTTGGGCTTGAGGTTTCAGAAATGGATAATATGACTTGTGCTTTTCCAAATGATCTGATGGATGATGGTACTATCCATGCTTTCCATGCAGGTCTTGAAAACCCATCTGAAGAAAATTTTTGTATTGAGCAAAATAACATGCTTGAAGAAATTCCTCATGTTCCCGAAGAAAATATGCCTTCTACCAGAAATGTCTCTGGGGTCGAGGAGATGGGAGAACCAGCAGATTTGGTAGACAGCCTCTTTGAAGGGGTTGAAATAGAAGTGAAAACCTCTCCCCCTTTCAATCAAGTTGATGATGGTCAGTTGAACATTTGTTCTGAATTTGAAGGAAATAAGGCCTTTAATTCCTCTGGCGCAGGATCTGTTACACCGTTTAACAGCATGGAGTATTTATCTCCACTTACAATGATGCCAGTGGATAATTGTCTTGGAGACAGAGATCTATGCGCTGGAGATTCTTTTCACCTTCCTGATGATTATGATGCTAGGAGTAGAAGAACTTCTGGCTTTGATGTTCACTCAGAAGTCAAGGTGAAAATGGAATCGGCCTATGATAATTTTCAAGTTCATGGTGGCACTGACAATTATTTAGCTGAACTATCCAATTCTCTTTTACACTTCAATGATGAAGAGCTCCTGTGTACTGACGGAAGAGATATGATTGATAAGTCTTACTATGATGGTCTAAGCTCACTTTTGTTGAGTTCACCAAATGATGTTGGTCAAGATCAGATGACCGATGTAATGGAACTAGAAACATCAACAGATCCAGATATGTGTACGATGAATTCATCTGGCCCTTGTCATGGAGAGCCACATGATGATATGGAGTGTCACAAGGGTGATGAACAAATATCATTCAATTCTCCAAACCAGATGCAATCTTCTATatcaacttcaaaaattcaatttcCTGAATTAGAAGATGGCATTATTTGCTGTGTGTTAAATACCGAGGACCCTGAAATTCCATGTAATGATGATGTTTTAATATCAAATCAGCCATCTGTGATGTTGTCTGCCGCAGAAGCGAAGCTTCAAGAAGCAAATAGGCCACTTTCTTCAACTGTTAAGGATTTAAGTAGCAATCAACGAACTAGTGATAGAGGACCTCACTTGATGCATAAAGAAAGAATAACCCCTGGAGATTCTcatgtattttctcaacatcttTCACAAGAGATGGGTCCGAGTCCCTCAGTTGGTAGTTTTGGGGTCAAGTTTGCAGCATCTAAGTCTGACTCAAATAATATGGCATCTAAGGTTGCAGGTATTGCTAGTAGTGGTCTAAATTCTGCAAATTCAAGCACAAGGATACTCCAAGAGACTCTGAAGGAAGAGACCAGAGAAATTTCAATGGCCAAGCATCTCATCTCAACTGATATCTCTGTAGAGAAACCAGCTTTAGGCTCTGCGAGCTTTAAAAGCTGTCCACAAACAAATGCCACTAGTATCAAAGAGGAACAAGATGGGCCTAGATATCAGGAGTCAGTACATGCGGAACTGACGCCCACGATTGATACTGCTGTTTCTGAACCACTTCTAGACAATCCCACAGCAGAGCAGGATGGGGTTCTTCATGAGAGTGACGAAGATGACATACCTTATTATTCAGATATTGAAGCAATGGTAAATCCGCAAATTCTTAATGCAGAAAAGTAGAATGAAAAAAACAATAGACTTAGTTGCTTGTGATTTGTTTTCGTTTTTATTTAGATTTTATAATAACTTTCTCTTTCACCCTGCAGGTACTTGACATGGACTTGGATCCAGATGAACAAGACTTGCATTCTAGTGAAGAAGGTAATGACTGAGCTAAGTGATTTGGTACTATTATTGAAGCAACTAGGAACACTATTTTCTTTGGCTTTCTCTGTTATTTGATTTTATCAAAGCATTTAGGAGATGTGATATGTTCTGTCTAtagataattaaaatatttataatacctGGCATAACAAATCAATTTgaatatggtattttttcaaGTATTGCATTCGTATATAGAATTAGGACAATGATTCCTATAATTATTAGAGTGGAACTTATTTTATCGGGTGGATCT is part of the Cannabis sativa cultivar Pink pepper isolate KNU-18-1 chromosome 5, ASM2916894v1, whole genome shotgun sequence genome and encodes:
- the LOC115705931 gene encoding uncharacterized protein LOC115705931; this translates as MGALASISPWIPEDDLLLKNAVEAGASLESLAKGAVQFSRKFTVRELQDRWLTLLYDPIISAQASAQMIEFERSISMLPSKFNRFGNLKENKCVAGKRKAESIRSCYYALRKRFCNEPFDSMDLTLLVCPTNNTYVGNGDEPLSSNCMLGEAVSNPFGLEVSEMDNMTCAFPNDLMDDGTIHAFHAGLENPSEENFCIEQNNMLEEIPHVPEENMPSTRNVSGVEEMGEPADLVDSLFEGVEIEVKTSPPFNQVDDGQLNICSEFEGNKAFNSSGAGSVTPFNSMEYLSPLTMMPVDNCLGDRDLCAGDSFHLPDDYDARSRRTSGFDVHSEVKVKMESAYDNFQVHGGTDNYLAELSNSLLHFNDEELLCTDGRDMIDKSYYDGLSSLLLSSPNDVGQDQMTDVMELETSTDPDMCTMNSSGPCHGEPHDDMECHKGDEQISFNSPNQMQSSISTSKIQFPELEDGIICCVLNTEDPEIPCNDDVLISNQPSVMLSAAEAKLQEANRPLSSTVKDLSSNQRTSDRGPHLMHKERITPGDSHVFSQHLSQEMGPSPSVGSFGVKFAASKSDSNNMASKVAGIASSGLNSANSSTRILQETLKEETREISMAKHLISTDISVEKPALGSASFKSCPQTNATSIKEEQDGPRYQESVHAELTPTIDTAVSEPLLDNPTAEQDGVLHESDEDDIPYYSDIEAMVLDMDLDPDEQDLHSSEEVSRYQHEETKRAIIRLEQSAHSCMQRAIASHGALAILYGRHSKHYIKKPEVLLGRATFESPVDIDLGREGRSNKISRRQAIIKMDKGGSFCLKNLSSRFSISMNSKEIGPKQSLNLNSSCLIEIRGMPFIFETNPTRVKMYVDSMKTSQMQEDQIQT